The Fusarium keratoplasticum isolate Fu6.1 chromosome 4, whole genome shotgun sequence genome contains the following window.
ACTGACTGTACTGTACTATCCGTCTGAtgtatggatggatggatggataccTCTCCTACACCTGGTGCCTCGAGTCGAGACGAGAACCGAGACGGAGATCTACCGCTACTCTGCAACTGCAGCAGCAGGTAGGTAGCAATCAAGAACCAGAACCGGGGGGCTTGACATGGACAGAGGCAGACTAGTGGGACGGGCCTTTCTGGAGCCAGTTTGACAGCCGCCGCCTGccgccatccatcatccatcatccatcgcTCATCGCCAGTCGACGTCGCCATTCCGCCCCCTGTCCTGTTCAGCAGGAGTCTGTTGTGTGTATCCATGTCATGGCATGTCTCCTCCCGTGTCTCGCGGCTTGGCTTTTTAACCTTTCCGAGCCGTCGCTGCACCCTCGGTGATTGTCGCGTATCatttcttcatctctctTGGGTTTGGGCCTGGGCCGCAGACAGAGCAAAGAGGTCCAACATGGAGGAAAACGGCTCCCATGGCTAGTCAGATCTCTAGCGCAATTTCCGGGGGAGGCATAAACGGGTGTGCGCCCACTTCCGAGCGCAGCTAGAGCTTGTCTACCACTCCACCCCCGGCAGACGGAGAGCCATTGGGCAGCAAGCAACCTCTTGTGCTTGTTTGCTGCCGTCCGTCTTTTTTCGACCGccgacaagagagagagatccTGACAACAGTAGAAAGCCCGCTGAGAaatggaggaggggaggggcgCCGCCTCTGCCCGTGGACGGTCCAATCCGCCGTCCGGCTGTTGATCCAGTTGGCCAGCTCCATCAAGATCCCTGACACCGGGGTCTggggtttttttttttgctcttccttcccttcccttccctctACTCTGTCTGGTTCACCTTTCGCTTCCTTCCATTGATGGTGTCAGGTACCTCTCAAACGTTTCTTTTGTGGCTTTCCTTTCCTGCTGGTGTCGTCCAACGAGTGAGATGACAATGGCAAGTTGGCGTCGGcggaaaaagaaagcaagaTGGAAGGATGCTTTGTTTTGCATTGCTGATCTTCGGGCCCCAGACCCAATCCGTCTGTAGTGTAATATCAAGCTGGAGCCATCCGCGGCAGTCGTTGCCTGAACAAGCTTCCTTGCTCGCTcattgacttgacttgacggCATCAGACGAGCTCTCTCTCTGCTTTGGCTTTTCTCCCGTGGTGGCATGGCGCACTAGTACTGTAGGTCCTCCATCCCATCCGTCGGCCccctgttgctgctgaagctTGACAGAAACGAGGCCCTCCGCCTGTGGTGAGATCATGACGACGCGACGCCCACTCGGCGGCTCCAGAGAAGGATCGCAGCACGCGTCCAGATCTAACCCAGCATCTCATGACAGCGGTATCATGTCGTATCGTATCCCAACGCCCAGCGTATAGCCATATACGCCCTCTTCGCCCGTGCTACCGTGATGCGGCCAATCGCATTTCATCGCCTTCAGACCTGGTGCTGTAGGGACCGCGGGAGGTGAGCCTTTGATCAGTGCAGTCAGTGCCCTGCtgccctgctgctgctgccctgccctgggatgccatgccatgccatgcaaCTACTACCTTGGGGCCGTGTTTGGTCAATGGTTGCTAATCAAGCGCAGCCAGGGGAGGGTATCCATCTTTGTTGTCTCTTTGGGCGCCATCTGCCCCTTGCGCTGCCCGATTGAGATCTCATCAGCCGTCGTGATATGACTGCTGAAGAACAAGACTGGCTGTTGCTTGACCTCGTGCATGCCGTGAGCTTGTGTGTCCTGATGTTTGCTTCTACAGCAACGGGATCAACCTTATCGGTCGGTTGTTTCAAGCCAACCGTGCCCATCAGCTCCCAACAAGACTGACTGACTTGCCGCCTCCCCGTCCGTCTCCAtcgcttcctcctctttcacTCTCGACAAGGCTTTGtgatcttttttttttttttttttcataACCCTAGACGTTAAACCCTGTTCTCCCACAGTCCGCACGCACACACCAAAACATGATCGAGCAAGCAAACGTCCATGCAGACAGCAAGgccccctccctcctcctcttcaacagctgctccacctcctccctccctgcAGCCACTCTATGCTCCTGTGGAGATCAAGCCCGCAGCGGCCTGTGAGAGCGTTCTTACCTCCCCTGCTTGCTGAGAGGGGAGAGGGATCCCCTTGTCCAGAGAGGGGGCCGCCTAACCCCTTTCGAGACTGGCGCGGGCTTCGGGACGTTTTTCATGTCCAGAGGCTTGCCTCTCCGCCTTTCACGATGCTTCTCTTGCCGCCGGGCACCATGATGAAGGGTGGGTCGCAGAGCGGCACTAGCGGGGGGTGGACGGAACGGAGCGTGTCGATGCGAGGAGCCATGTCGAATCTTGTTAGTGACAAGAGCGGACTTTGTCTGACTCGTCGTTGACCGGGGGAGAGGCAGAGAGATGATAGATGCCCATGCTAATCCTCCCGCTGCTTTCTGCTGCTTTGTCATGATTGCGGGCATTGTCTCGATCCTGCTTCAACATGCCCTTTGCCTGTGGATATACGGGAACAGGGCCACCAAGGGGAGCCGGGGCTGTACTGTACGTGCCGGGACACCTTGACTTGGCATCTAACGTGGCTTACGGATACCTGAAGAGCACGAGCCTTCGGCATAGATCCTTTGGCTGCTGCGTCTGCGTCTTTGCATGACACGATAGAGTGAGCCAGACCCGTCAGGGCCAAAGATGAAGTGAGCCTGCGCTCACTCGCGAGCTCGTCTCTTTAAGCGCCCCGATGCAAGCCAAGCAAAAGCAAGAGGACCTGTTTCACGGCCCCCGCCTGCATCCCACGCTTCTGCTGGGAAAGGCGGCCGCAGATCGAGAGGCCCTCGGCTATGCAGGTCGAACCACTGCGTCCCGTTGCTTGTCGACATTAGATGGTGGCGTCGTCTTTGGGGATCAAAATCTACCTAGCGTCGCTGTCTGTTGTAAGTCTTGTAGATGGTGAGTGTGAGTGAGTTTGAGTGATTGGTAAAGGCTCAAGTCAAGATctctgttgttgctgctgggaaATGCGTCTCTCTCTtttgttgatggatggactGACTGTTCGGAATTGCCCAAAAGCGGTTCCGAGTGGTGCAATCTTCCAAACAGTCAACTATGAACTGCCGTGGCCGCCTCTTCTCTTGCTGATTGATGTGCACGCCGCAAGTGCTTtgctttgccttgccttgcctgccttGCTCCATACGGCAACCATCCCGGAGATATCTCTGCTGAGAAATCcccgtctccgtctccgtctccgtctccatcttcatcttaATCTTGTCGCGTCCCTTGTTCATCGTCGCCTGCCGATTAACACTTGGTTCTCTTTCTTTCATCTCCCCTGGTGCAGCCCCATCAGCTTGCCCTGCGAGTGCGCACGCCACCTCGTCTTCCCCCCGGAAACTATTGTGCCGATCATTATCGTGCCTGGTCGAGCCCAAGTCGAGACTTCGCACCAGCCAGACGTGCTCGTAGCCGCGCATCCAGTGCAGTGTCAGCCCTGCCCTTATTGACCCTGTTGTAACCGTCATTCCATGCCGTTACCCGCGTGGTTCCCTCCTCTCTGTTCCCCTCAGCCACTCGAGTCAAGCCCAAATCAACCCACTGCTCCAAACCTAGTGAGTGGTCGGGCATGGGCTCTGGCTACACATCGATTGCAGCGCGGCGGTCCAAGTTGCCCGGCTCACGAAGCCTCTGACGTTCCCGTGGGGAAGCCCCCCTTCATCTCCGCAAGGTTTTCTTCATCGTTTAACAATGGTCACTTTGACAAGACAGTTAGCATCGTCATGACTCTAGCACAAACCCTGGCAGCCTAGCCCCAACGCACTCGACTGGGGGGTCAGACGCCCCCCGGCCGGTCAAAGAAGCAAGATCCCGACTACATCGGGTAGATCAAGCTTGACGGCCTCAGAGCATCCGTTCCCGCGATCTGCGTTTGGGCCGCCTCGGAGTTGGGTTTTGTTTGAGAGGGGGTCTTGGTCGGGGTCACCGAAGTAAGCTACTCACCAACATCTTCGTCACACAGCTCATGTCCCAGCCCGACTCGCTGCGGCTGATGCTTGACAGACTTGCCGTACACGATGGCCGTTTTGAAAACTTCCGTAATGCTTCGGTGGATAGCGTTACACTGGGCACCGGATTTGGTCAGCAATCACATATTGGCCAAATTACAAGGCTCCGCTCTAGGAACGGGGTGAGCTGGGCTCTCTCTCAACTTACAAAGTCTTCAACCGTGCAGCGCGTGGATCGGAGAACAACGGGCGCCGAGTAATCGGGCTGCTTGCCCTTGGGCTTCGTGTACACCCGAACAAGGTTGAGTTTGTCCCACATGGCCTCCATCAGCTCGTCAATGTTCCACCCGTGCTCGGAGCTGATGGGCACGGCGTTGGGGATTCGATACAGcagatcaagctcctcaatgCTGATCGAgtcgatcttgttgaggcAGTAAACCACGGGAATGTAACTGGCGGGTTACCAATGTCAGCATCTCAGGTTCATCTCTACTTCAGGTGTACCAGGTGTTAGAGCTCGCCTACCTTCgactcttggcctcgagaaCGTCGATCAGGTCATCGACGGTGGCGTCACATCGGATAGTAATGTCTGCAGAGTTGATCCGGTATTCGCTCATGacagccttgatctcgccatGATCGATATGGGTCAGGGGCACTGTGCTCGTGATATTGAGGCCACCCTTGTCCTTCTTTTTGAAGGTGATGTTTGGGGGCTCCTTGTTGATGCGAATTCCGAAGCCCTCAAGCTCCGACTCGATCACCCGCTTGTCCGTCAGGGGCTTGTTCACGTCGAGCACAATGAAGATCAGATGGCACGTCttggcgacggcgatgacctggcgacctcgacctcgaccgtCCTTGGCACCCTCGATAATTCCGGGAAGGTCGATAATCTGCAAGGGGGCGCCTGGTGAGTGCGTGTCAGCCGATCTGCCACAAAGCCCGGGGGGGCACGAAGAAGCAACTCTAACAAACGGCTCGCCAACGGGGTCGGGTATCAAGCCCGCCAAAACGGCCGCAGCCGCTGGGCGGGCGGGACagagtggaggagggggaagaCAAGTGAAACTAACCGTTATAGACGACCTGTCCGGGCACCGATGTCAGGGTGGTGAACTCGTACGCGGCCGCCTCCGAGTGTTGGCCCGTCAGTCGGCTCATGAGCGTACTCTTTCCCACAGAGGGGAACCCAATGAAGCCGATACTGGCGACACCTGTCCTGGCCACATCGAATCCAGCgccgcctccaccgcctccGCCACTGGGGGTCAACAGCTCGCGCTTGAGTTTGgccaacttggccttgagctgacCCAGATGAAACGACGtcgccttgttcttctgGGTCCTGGCCATCTGTTTCCACGGGTTAGAGCCGGTTGGCTGAGATACGGGAGGGTTCGTCGATTATCGTCATCTCGAACACGCCGAGGGAGGGGGGAGTCGATGGGAATCACGCACTTCGGCCTCAATCTCTTTGATCTGGCGGGGGGGGGTCAGGGTTAGCAACCTCATCTCGTTCATGGCGCAACTGGTGGCGGTTCGCAGTAACATACCTTGTCCACTGTGGTAGCCATGGTGGCGACTAGCTCCTGCTACGGTATCGGCTTGTTTCCAGGCTGTGTCTGGCCTCAGATCTCGGGTTCGTAGCACAAATCCGCGGTGAGCAGGGGACTTTTGGTGATAATTGAAATGCGTGTGTTGGAGTCTTTGAGATGGTGGGGTAAATTTTTCTGGCAACCACCACCCACGAGTGGTAAGTGATGTCAGCCAGCGGGGTCTCGGCAGCCAATCAGGTCTCAGGTCAAGTTAGACTTTGGGTATCAACACCACGTTGTGAGTTGCCACTCAAGTCAAGTATTCAGACATTTTGAcgtttgttgttgtttcgTTGATTCTACCGTGCGTACAAGCGCTCATACAGCGGGATCGAGCCTGTCCAACAGTGTCTCGTTCCAGTAGTAACGTCAAGTGTCCCCCAGCCATTAGCTTGTGCGTACATGACGAGCGTCGTCCTTCTTCCTTACACGCGACACAACCTGTCGCCTTCAAACATCGTCTTCTCAGGTTCTCGGAAACCATCCAACCCATGTACATGACATGACCATTCCCCCAGAAACAGGCCTATATCCCGATCCAATCCTCATGGGTAGATAGATGCCATACCCCTCTTTACCTGTCATCATCCCCATGTCGACGAAGCAATAACCCAGACCATTCCCTGTCTGTGCCTGCGCCGTCCATGGTCGTTACTTGGACAAAGGAAACTTGAAATAGCAGTATAATAACTCTCAACCGTGAATCTGAGACTCAAACCCCATTGGGTGGCTTCAGGTTCAATTTCCGTTAACTCCATTCGTGAGCCCCTCGTGAGCGGTAGTCGAGTTTGTCATGCCCTCAGACGACCCTGGCGTCAAAACCCGTATGGTGCCATTCATCGACTTTTGGCTGATGGGTGATGAATGAATGCCGTTGACAAGAGGCGGGCTTAAGTGACCGTTGACCAGATGCTCAAGTCCTTGCTCGACGCAGATTCGAGGGTACTCTGGGTCGTCTGGGTGGACTTGAATCAgtcctcgtcgaggaaccttcttctctgggAACGGTGTGCTGCTCGTCTGTGCGAGTTGAGGCATGTCTTCGCCCACCAAGAGACCGCTATAGTAATATTTGGATCGAGGTGCGAAACCATGGAAGCGACCAGCATCTGGATCTTGCTTCCACTTGTTGTTTGTCACCCACCCACGACTTTGCGCCTCGGTCTCCAACAGTTCGCGGTATTCCACCGCAAGTTGAACATGACACAGGTGTGGGATATTAGGAACAGTGTACATCAGATCCGACACCTAACTCGTATTAGCAAATGACAAGTCGCTGGCCATCGTGTCACAACATACCTTGACAAAGAACATCTCCATGTCGAGGAACCTCTCCCAGGCTTCCTGCTTGAGCCGTTGTTTCGTCTGGAAACGCAGTTCGGAGGGCTCCTCATCTCCATAGTAGTTGGGGAGCTGGCGTCCAAGATCCCAAAGCTTCTCGTCGACAAGGGAGTAGAGACTCCATTCAATTCGCCAAAGAGTAAGTTTAGCCAGGGAGGAGACGGGAACACGTTCCCAAGCCGTGTCTAGAACATCTGTTAGTGCAATCCAGTATTGACTCAGTAAGCAAACTTACATCGCGACAGATTCAGATCCTtctcgccgagaagaagagcagcatgTGTGTTGAGAACCCATTGCTCGCGCCCTTCGGGTGTTTGGTTGGCTTCCGGTCGGATGGTATCGTAGCGGCAACCTTGCATCCGCTTGAACTTCTCTGCAATAGTAGgaagcttggggttggggCAAGTATCCAACcaccgaagaagaggggGCAACTTGTCGAGGCGCGCGCGTTCCTGTTCCTCGCGTATCCGTCGTAGTTCGGCTTCGCGAGCGGTTCGCTTCCTTTCCATTTCCTCACGATGTGCTCGGTCTCGGCGCTCCTTTTCTTTtcgttcctcctcctcgcgtTCACGGCGAGCTTGTTCGGCCGCTTCTCGCTCAAGCTGCTCACGGTGTAGcctttcctcttcctctcgctGCTTgcgctcttcctcctccttcttcttccgttCCTCTTCCAGgcgcttcttttcttcttcctcacgGCGAGCCTTTTCCTCGGCCTCACGTCGTtgcttttcctcttcttctcgtcgccgacgctcctcctccttgcgtTTCCGTTCGGCCTCGCgttcttcctcttgcttcCGCTTTCTCTCCtgctcggcctcctcctccttacgcttcttctcctcttcctctgctctCTTTcgcgcttcttcctcttcacgcttcttcttttcttcgGCTTCGACTCGCTTgcgctcttcctccttctttcgcgcctcctccttgcgagcctcctccttcttccgggcctcttctttcttctttgcctcttCCAATTCGGCGAGACGCTGCTTCTCTTGCTCGGCTTCCTGGGCCTGTTTGGCCTGCTTGGTCTCCTTtgctcgagcagcttgcATCTCTGCTTCTGACACAGCTCGGATTGTATCAGCATCCTTCATGTCAACGTCAGTATCTTCTGACTTGACATGGATCAGCTTCTCGGCGCTGCTGGATCGATCCGGTTCCGCACGATGAGAGTCATGATGTCTTTCCCGTCGATCGTCATCATGCTT
Protein-coding sequences here:
- a CDS encoding Ribosome-interacting GTPase 1 — its product is MATTVDKIKEIEAEMARTQKNKATSFHLGQLKAKLAKLKRELLTPSGGGGGGGAGFDVARTGVASIGFIGFPSVGKSTLMSRLTGQHSEAAAYEFTTLTSVPGQVVYNGAPLQIIDLPGIIEGAKDGRGRGRQVIAVAKTCHLIFIVLDVNKPLTDKRVIESELEGFGIRINKEPPNITFKKKDKGGLNITSTVPLTHIDHGEIKAVMSEYRINSADITIRCDATVDDLIDVLEAKSRSYIPVVYCLNKIDSISIEELDLLYRIPNAVPISSEHGWNIDELMEAMWDKLNLVRVYTKPKGKQPDYSAPVVLRSTRCTVEDFCNAIHRSITEVFKTAIVYGKSVKHQPQRVGLGHELCDEDVVTIVKR